A stretch of Exiguobacterium sp. BMC-KP DNA encodes these proteins:
- the treP gene encoding PTS system trehalose-specific EIIBC component → MKPNYRQIAEQIIENIGGKENVEQAAHCVTRLRLTLKNQELVDQEALLEVPLVKGAFLNAGVYQIVIGAGDVDRVYAEFIQLTGLQATTIADVKSSGAAKMNPFQKLIKVFSDVFMPIIPAIIVAGLLMGINNLFGIEFGGKTMIDRYPNLQGLWDLINMMANTAFVFLPALVGWSATKRFGGSEILGIVMGLMLVHPDLLNAWNYGQSALKGEIPTFNILGLFEIEKVGYQGQILPVLAAAYVLSTIERWLKQRVPNAIQLLVVPITTITLTGFLALAVIGPVTRQVGDWITIGVVNTFEAVPLLGALLFGALYAPLVITGMHHMFIAVDLQLIGQSGTTFIWPMIAISNIAQGSATLAMLFLAKNVNDKNMASTSALSAYFGITEPAMFGVNLRFKYPFYAALVGSAIASAFIAVSGVLAPAIGVGGLPAFISIVPGSILSFIVGMVIAIIVPVACTFLFHYVSTKRAKKAALNKAA, encoded by the coding sequence ATGAAACCAAACTATCGTCAGATTGCAGAGCAAATCATTGAGAACATCGGGGGCAAGGAGAACGTCGAACAGGCAGCTCACTGTGTCACCCGTCTTCGTTTAACGCTTAAGAACCAAGAGCTCGTTGATCAAGAAGCCTTACTTGAAGTCCCACTCGTCAAAGGGGCGTTCTTAAACGCTGGTGTTTATCAAATCGTCATTGGAGCTGGAGATGTCGACCGAGTCTATGCCGAATTCATTCAATTGACCGGCTTACAGGCGACGACGATCGCAGATGTCAAATCGTCTGGTGCCGCAAAAATGAATCCATTCCAAAAATTGATCAAAGTCTTTTCTGATGTCTTTATGCCAATCATTCCTGCTATCATCGTCGCTGGTCTCTTGATGGGGATCAATAATCTGTTCGGCATCGAATTTGGTGGTAAGACGATGATTGATCGGTACCCGAATCTGCAAGGATTATGGGACCTCATTAATATGATGGCAAATACTGCTTTCGTCTTCCTCCCAGCACTCGTCGGCTGGTCAGCAACGAAACGCTTCGGTGGAAGTGAGATTCTCGGGATTGTCATGGGTTTAATGCTCGTACACCCAGACCTCTTAAACGCTTGGAACTACGGACAAAGTGCCCTAAAAGGTGAAATCCCGACGTTCAATATCCTCGGTCTCTTTGAAATTGAAAAAGTCGGCTATCAAGGACAAATCCTTCCGGTTCTCGCAGCTGCTTATGTTCTCAGTACGATTGAACGGTGGCTTAAACAACGGGTACCGAATGCGATTCAATTACTCGTTGTACCGATTACGACGATTACGTTGACAGGATTCCTCGCTCTTGCCGTCATCGGACCGGTCACGCGTCAAGTCGGTGACTGGATTACGATCGGAGTCGTCAATACGTTCGAAGCTGTTCCGTTACTTGGTGCCTTGCTCTTTGGTGCACTTTATGCGCCACTCGTTATCACCGGCATGCACCACATGTTCATCGCCGTCGACTTACAATTAATCGGACAAAGCGGAACGACGTTCATCTGGCCGATGATCGCGATTTCGAACATCGCCCAAGGTTCAGCAACACTCGCGATGCTTTTCCTTGCGAAAAACGTCAATGATAAGAACATGGCATCGACATCTGCCCTATCCGCCTACTTCGGAATCACGGAACCCGCCATGTTCGGGGTCAATCTCCGGTTCAAGTATCCGTTTTACGCGGCACTCGTCGGCTCAGCCATCGCGTCTGCCTTCATCGCTGTCAGCGGTGTTCTCGCTCCTGCGATTGGTGTCGGTGGGCTACCCGCTTTCATCTCGATCGTACCAGGCTCGATTTTATCGTTCATCGTCGGTATGGTGATCGCGATCATCGTTCCTGTCGCCTGTACGTTCTTGTTCCACTATGTCTCAACGAAACGCGCAAAAAAAGCCGCCCTAAATAAAGCGGCGTAA
- the treC gene encoding alpha,alpha-phosphotrehalase — protein sequence MITTTDWRKSAVYQIYPKSFYSPEGKATGTLRGVTAKLDYLADLGVDYLWLTPVYASPQNDNGYDVSDYYAIDPSYGTMDDFETLLAEAKQRHLSVMMDIVVNHCSTSHVWFEEGRHPDSPYHDYFIWRDTPNDWVSKFGGPAWSFDETAGKYYLHLFDKTQADLNWENPRLREDIYNMMRFWRDKGVSGFRLDVINLISKTPGLPNDPSGDGRAYYTDGPNVHDYLQEMNEQVFAGHDLLTVGEMSSTSLEHCLRYSSLENQELKMTFNFHHLKVDYPNGEKWAAAPFDFKQLKQIFSDWQSGMNGQAWNAIFWCNHDQPRVVSRFGDDVTYRVESAKMLATTLHGLQGTPYIYQGEEIGMPNPDFTDLSDYRDVETLNAYQEARDKGVAEEEILAAIRQKSRDNARTPMPWSDTRNGGFSTSEPWIPVSPTHDQINVETAVADPDSVYHHYKRLIQLRKQYDVLTDGTYRLLTPDDSSLWAYERETDEEELFVVSNFYGTETTFTLPRDGSDYTVLLHNYKQMQTDEQRLMLRPYESLMLYRKK from the coding sequence ATGATCACGACAACCGATTGGCGCAAATCCGCCGTTTATCAAATCTATCCAAAGAGTTTCTACAGTCCGGAAGGCAAAGCGACCGGTACGTTACGCGGCGTCACTGCTAAACTCGATTATTTGGCGGATCTTGGTGTCGATTACCTCTGGTTGACGCCGGTCTATGCCTCACCGCAAAACGATAATGGCTATGATGTCAGTGACTACTACGCGATTGATCCGTCTTATGGAACGATGGATGATTTTGAGACGTTACTCGCTGAAGCAAAGCAACGTCATTTGTCCGTCATGATGGACATCGTCGTCAATCACTGTTCGACGTCGCATGTCTGGTTCGAAGAAGGACGTCATCCGGATAGTCCTTACCATGACTACTTCATTTGGCGCGATACGCCGAACGACTGGGTCTCAAAATTCGGTGGTCCTGCTTGGTCATTCGACGAGACAGCTGGCAAGTATTACTTGCACCTGTTCGACAAAACGCAAGCGGATCTGAACTGGGAAAATCCACGTCTTCGGGAAGACATTTATAACATGATGCGCTTTTGGCGCGATAAAGGCGTCAGCGGCTTCCGACTCGATGTCATCAATTTGATTTCAAAGACACCAGGTCTTCCGAACGACCCTAGTGGAGACGGACGTGCGTATTATACGGACGGACCGAACGTTCATGACTACCTGCAAGAGATGAACGAACAAGTCTTTGCTGGGCACGACCTCCTGACCGTCGGTGAGATGTCGTCGACGTCGCTTGAGCACTGCCTTCGTTATTCATCGCTTGAGAATCAGGAACTGAAGATGACGTTCAACTTCCATCATTTGAAGGTCGATTATCCGAACGGCGAAAAATGGGCGGCAGCACCGTTTGATTTCAAGCAACTGAAACAGATTTTCTCGGATTGGCAATCGGGTATGAACGGACAAGCCTGGAACGCGATCTTTTGGTGTAACCATGACCAACCACGCGTCGTCAGCCGGTTCGGTGACGACGTCACGTATCGCGTCGAGAGTGCGAAGATGCTCGCGACGACACTTCACGGCTTACAAGGTACACCTTATATCTATCAGGGAGAAGAGATCGGGATGCCAAATCCGGACTTCACGGATCTGTCTGACTACCGCGATGTCGAGACGTTAAATGCCTATCAAGAAGCTCGGGACAAGGGTGTCGCGGAAGAAGAGATTCTTGCCGCGATTCGTCAAAAATCGCGTGATAATGCGCGGACGCCAATGCCGTGGTCGGATACACGTAACGGTGGTTTCAGTACGAGTGAACCGTGGATTCCGGTCTCGCCGACGCATGATCAAATCAACGTTGAGACGGCTGTAGCGGATCCGGACTCGGTCTACCACCATTACAAACGGTTGATTCAGCTCCGAAAACAGTATGACGTGCTCACGGACGGTACGTACCGGCTGTTGACACCAGACGATTCGTCACTCTGGGCGTACGAACGCGAAACGGACGAGGAAGAATTATTCGTCGTCTCGAACTTCTACGGGACGGAGACGACGTTCACGTTACCTCGTGATGGATCGGATTATACGGTGTTGCTTCATAATTATAAGCAGATGCAGACGGACGAACAAAGACTCATGTTACGTCCATACGAGTCACTCATGCTCTATCGCAAGAAATGA
- a CDS encoding alanine/glycine:cation symporter family protein produces MGNSFSDWIGKVSDFVWGPPLLILLVGTGIYLTIRLGFIQITKLPYALKLAFSKHQDDKSEGDISHFQALMTALAATVGTGNIVGVATAVVLGGPGAIVWMWLSGLFGMATKYAEAILAVKYRVVDEKGQMAGGPMYYLERGLKQKWLGVLFAAFASIAAFGIGNGVQTNSVALAMKSTFDVPLYVTGIALMVLTGVVILGGVKSIGKVVSLFVPFMIFFYVGSGLLILVMNYDLIPGAISTIFSSTFSNEAITGGAIGAAIRYGVARGVFSNEAGLGSAPIAAAAAKTDFPGRQALVSMTQVFLDTLVVCSITGLTLVMGGQLDTKLEGVELTTASFEVFLGPAGKYIVTIGLVMFAYSTVLGWSYYGEKSIYYLFGQKSILPYRILFVLVAGAGAMTTNLNMVWAISDVFNGLMAIPNLIGLIGLSGVVIAETRLFREQLKREEANRKVS; encoded by the coding sequence ATGGGAAATTCATTTAGTGACTGGATTGGTAAGGTGTCCGATTTTGTTTGGGGACCACCGTTACTCATCCTGTTGGTCGGTACGGGGATTTACTTGACGATTCGCTTAGGATTCATTCAAATTACCAAACTGCCGTATGCGCTGAAGCTTGCGTTTTCGAAACATCAGGATGACAAGTCAGAAGGTGATATCAGTCACTTTCAAGCATTAATGACAGCACTCGCTGCGACCGTCGGTACAGGGAATATCGTCGGTGTCGCAACCGCTGTTGTCCTTGGCGGACCAGGCGCGATCGTCTGGATGTGGTTGTCCGGTTTATTTGGAATGGCGACGAAATATGCGGAAGCGATTCTTGCCGTCAAATATCGCGTCGTTGATGAAAAAGGACAGATGGCAGGGGGACCGATGTATTATCTTGAACGTGGACTGAAGCAAAAATGGCTCGGTGTCTTATTTGCCGCATTCGCTTCGATCGCCGCATTCGGGATCGGGAACGGTGTCCAGACGAATTCGGTCGCACTCGCAATGAAATCGACGTTTGATGTACCACTTTACGTGACGGGGATTGCGTTGATGGTACTGACGGGAGTCGTTATTCTCGGTGGGGTCAAATCGATCGGGAAAGTTGTTAGTTTGTTCGTTCCGTTCATGATTTTCTTCTATGTCGGAAGTGGTCTACTGATTCTCGTCATGAACTATGACTTGATTCCAGGTGCGATCTCAACGATTTTCAGCAGTACGTTCTCAAACGAAGCCATCACAGGTGGGGCAATCGGGGCGGCGATTCGTTATGGTGTCGCGCGTGGTGTCTTCTCGAACGAAGCAGGACTCGGTTCCGCTCCGATTGCGGCAGCAGCCGCAAAAACGGACTTTCCGGGACGTCAAGCACTCGTCTCGATGACGCAAGTGTTCCTTGATACATTGGTTGTCTGTTCAATCACGGGTCTGACACTCGTCATGGGTGGACAGTTGGACACGAAACTAGAAGGCGTTGAGTTGACGACAGCAAGCTTTGAAGTCTTCCTCGGTCCTGCTGGAAAGTACATCGTCACGATCGGGCTCGTTATGTTTGCTTATTCGACTGTCCTCGGGTGGTCATACTATGGTGAAAAGTCGATTTATTATCTATTTGGTCAAAAATCGATCTTACCGTATCGTATCTTATTCGTTTTAGTCGCTGGAGCAGGTGCGATGACGACGAACTTGAACATGGTCTGGGCGATTTCCGATGTCTTTAATGGTTTGATGGCGATTCCGAACTTGATCGGCTTGATTGGATTGTCTGGCGTCGTCATTGCTGAGACACGACTGTTCCGCGAACAGTTGAAACGAGAAGAAGCGAATCGGAAAGTTTCGTAG
- a CDS encoding MCP four helix bundle domain-containing protein, whose amino-acid sequence MKIKTKLILLSSILLLSLIGVGLYGGFSLSRVDQESQTITSSWIPGLNLSHETNTALSDLRRVELLHIQENDPEIKAGYDKRVKDGLATVDANLAKYEKTIYLKSDRQLFDDLAKKWQTFKETTDRLLALSTPETQKEAVTYYEGASRDSYFAVSDQLTKIVKFNNQQASTNGDTITQAANTAHLMLFTIIGIVGLLGVIFTVLILRSIFGPLRQLQAKTHELATQGGDFTYD is encoded by the coding sequence ATGAAGATTAAAACGAAGCTTATCTTATTGTCCTCCATCCTTTTGCTTAGCTTAATCGGGGTCGGATTGTACGGTGGATTCTCATTAAGTCGTGTCGATCAAGAGAGTCAAACGATTACTTCTTCCTGGATTCCTGGTCTGAACTTGTCGCACGAAACGAATACAGCGTTATCCGATTTACGGCGTGTCGAGTTGTTGCATATTCAAGAAAATGATCCAGAAATCAAAGCAGGCTATGATAAACGTGTCAAAGACGGTTTAGCGACCGTTGACGCGAATCTGGCGAAATACGAAAAAACGATCTATTTGAAATCTGATCGTCAATTATTTGATGATCTTGCGAAGAAATGGCAAACATTTAAAGAGACGACCGATCGTCTTCTTGCCCTCAGTACACCAGAAACCCAAAAAGAAGCTGTGACGTATTATGAAGGAGCCAGTCGTGATTCCTACTTCGCTGTTTCCGATCAATTGACGAAAATCGTGAAATTTAACAATCAACAGGCTAGCACAAATGGTGACACGATTACGCAAGCTGCTAATACTGCCCATCTAATGCTATTTACGATCATTGGTATCGTTGGATTGCTCGGTGTCATTTTTACTGTCTTGATTTTACGTTCGATTTTTGGTCCCCTTCGTCAATTGCAGGCAAAAACACATGAACTCGCAACGCAGGGTGGCGACTTCACATACGATTGA